The Caldibacillus debilis DSM 16016 genome includes a window with the following:
- a CDS encoding N-acetylmuramoyl-L-alanine amidase translates to MVKVFLDPGHGGNDPGSSGNGLKEKEVTFKIAQKIEQILKNEYEGVSIKWSRKKDETVSLKERTDLANQWGADLYLAVHVNAGGGTGFESYVYLQVPVRTKSVQEDIHREVLKRSGFRDRGMKQADFHVLRESKMDAVLTENGFIDNPDDAAKLKDPAFLEKIARGHAEGIAKHYRLARKAEGKEDGKRQEDPGKSEKKSLYKVQIGAFEDLENAKRLAERAKQAGFDVAIIKE, encoded by the coding sequence ATGGTCAAAGTTTTTCTGGATCCCGGCCACGGCGGAAACGATCCCGGCTCTTCCGGGAACGGCCTGAAGGAGAAAGAGGTTACTTTCAAGATTGCCCAAAAGATCGAGCAGATCCTGAAAAACGAATATGAGGGCGTTTCCATCAAGTGGAGCCGAAAGAAAGATGAAACCGTATCTTTAAAGGAGAGAACCGATCTGGCCAATCAATGGGGCGCCGATCTGTATTTGGCGGTTCACGTGAACGCCGGGGGAGGCACCGGGTTCGAAAGCTATGTCTACTTGCAGGTTCCGGTGAGGACAAAATCGGTGCAGGAGGACATTCACCGGGAAGTTTTGAAGCGGTCCGGTTTCCGGGACCGGGGGATGAAACAGGCGGATTTTCACGTGCTCAGGGAATCGAAAATGGATGCGGTGCTGACGGAGAACGGCTTCATCGACAATCCGGATGACGCGGCGAAATTGAAAGATCCCGCCTTTCTTGAAAAAATTGCCCGGGGCCATGCGGAAGGGATCGCCAAGCATTATCGGCTGGCAAGGAAAGCAGAGGGCAAGGAAGACGGTAAGCGGCAGGAGGATCCGGGAAAATCGGAGAAAAAAAGTTTGTACAAAGTTCAAATCGGGGCCTTCGAAGATTTGGAGAACGCCAAACGGCTGGCGGAGCGGGCAAAGCAGGCGGGTTTTGACGTGGCCATCATAAAGGAATAA